In Sulfitobacter sp. LCG007, the sequence GATTTCGCGCGCGCAGCTTTCCGAGCTCAAGCCAGGCGCGGCGCTCGTCGACGTCGCCATCGACCAGGGGGGCTGCTTCGAGACCTCGCGCGCCACGACCCATCAGGACCCTGTCTACGAAGTCGACGGCATCATGCATTACTGCGTCGCCAACATGCCCGGCGCGGTCGCGCGGACTTCGACCATCGCGCTCGGCAACGCCACCATGCCCTTCATGCTCGCCCTCGCCGACAAGGGTTGGCGTCAGGCCTGCATCGATGATGCGCACCTGCTGGCGGGTCTCAATGTCCACGCCGGGCAACTCACCTGCTACGCTGCCGGAAAGGCGCTCGGCATCGACGTCGTCTCGCCGTCGGTCGCGGTGAAGCACTAAGGCCGCGGATGGTCGCGGAGACCCGATCCGTCGGGGCTCCGCGGGCCGCGCTAGCGTTTGAGCGCGTCCCGGATGTCGATCAGGACGTCCAGTTCCGACGGTCCGGTCTTGACCTCGGGAGCCACGTCGTCGGGTCGCTCCGCCATCGCGCGCACCCGGTTCACGGACTTGACGAGCATGAAGACGACGAAGGCGATGATGAAGAAATTGATGCAGGCGGTGATGAAGGACCCGTAGGCAAAGATCGCCGCCCCGGAGTCGCGCGCGGTATCGAGGCCCGCCCCCTCCGGTACGCTGCCCGACAGCACCAAGTACATGTCGGTGAAATCGACGCCGCCAAGGATCAGGCCGATCAGCGGGTTGATCAGGTCATTGACGACCGACTGCACGATGGCGGTGAAGGCGGCGCCGATGATGATGCCGACGGCAAGGTCCATCACATTACCCTTCGCGATGAAATCCTTGAATTCCTGAATCATTCCAGTTTCTCCCTGCTGCTTTCTTTCGGGCCCACCTCGGGTCCGCTGCTGGCGCGTTCCAGTATCACAGGTGGCAAATCGGCACAGGAAGAATTCATCCCGGCCACGCGTCGAATATTGCGGACTGTTGCAGTCGGCACCAGCCCCGCGCCGGGGGAATCCGACTCTTCTTGTTCCCCGCCACGCCCTCACCGATCCGGTCACACGGAGAGGCTGCCGGAACGATCGCCCGTCCCGATCGACGCCGGCGCTCCCGCTGGCCCGCCAGCGACAGCGACAGCGACAGCGTAGAGCGCCAGCGGCAGAGCCGCTCCCTGCCCCCTTTCGAGCGGCTGAACCGCGCGTTTCGTTAACGAAGAGTTTATCCAGCGGTTGCCCGACGCAGGGCCCAGGCCTTACGTCATTGGGCACCCCTTCGTTTCCACAGGCGAGGCGCCCATGAAACCATCCCGATTTGTCGCGCTGGCCGCGCTTTCGACCCTCGCGGCCTGCGCCACCAGGGAAATTGTCGAGGTGCCGGAATTCCGCTCCTTCGATCTGCGCATCAGCCACCCGTCGCGCTACAGCACGTTCCTTCTCGTCGAACCCGCCTACCGGGGGGCCGATCTGCCGCGGCCGGGGCTTGTCAACAACCGCGGCTTCGCGCTCTATCTGCGCGACGCCACGGGCTGCGCCATCGACGGCGTTCGCGATACGGTGGTGCTGGGCAACATGCAGGTCCCGGCAGGCTATTTGATCCCGGTCGTCTGCCCCTGATCGTGCGCCCGTCGCGCCTTGCTGCGCGGATACGCACAGTATCATCCCTGTATCCGGCATTCCCTTCCGGAGGCGGTTTCCTAGGTTGAGGGGAAACCGGCTACAGGAGAACCTCATGAAAGACGTTGCGAACCACCCGATTTCCGATCGCTGGCCTGCAAGTGATCCTGGCAAGCTCCAGCTCTATTCCTTTCCGACACCCAACGGTGTCAAGGTCTCCATCATGCTGGAAGAGACCGGGCTTCCCTACGAGGCGCATCTGGTCACGCTGTCGGACAAGGACGTCAAAAGCCCCGAGTTCCTGGCGCTCAATCCCAACAACAAGATCCCTGCCATCATCGATCCGGACGGGCCAGACGGTGCACCGCTGCCGCTGTTCGAGAGCGGTGCGATCCTGATCTACCTGGCCGAGAAGACCGGAAAGCTCATCGGCACGAACGCTGCGGAGAAGGCGCAGATCATACAGTGGGTCATGTTTCAGATGGGCGGGGTCGGTCCGATGTTCGGCCAGCTCGGCTTCTTCTCGAAGTTCGCCGGCTCCGAATGGGAGGACAAGCGCCCGCGGGATCGCTATCTCGACGAAGTCAAACGCCTGCTGGCCGTACTCGAGCGCAGCATGGAAGGCAGGGACTGGATCGCAGGCGACTATTCCATCGCCGACATCGCGCTCTGCCCCTGGATCAACGCGCTTGAATTCTACGGTGTGCGAGACGATGTGGGATGGCAGAACCATCCCAACCTGATCGCCTGGCTCGAGCGTTTCTATGCCCGGCCCGCCGTGGAGCGCGGCAAGAACATTCCGCCCCGTCCGTGACGCTGGCCGTAGGGTGCGCCAGGGCGCACCTTACGCGGGCAGCTTTCCGGTCAGCACGTAGCGCAGGATATCCACCACCTGCTCGGGCGCCTGCGCCACGGCGAGGGCTGCGGCGTCGACTTCCTTGAGCGCGTGGGCGTGCTCGGGCCCATGCAGGATGATCAGCGATTTTCCAAGCGCGGACGCATAGCCTGCATCGAAAGCCGCATTCCACTGCCGGTACTGTTCGCCGAACCGGACGACGACCACGTCGGCGTCCTCGATCCCCTTGCGCGTCCGGATCGCGTTGATCTGGGCACCCTTGCGATCGTGCCAGAATCTGTCCGTCTCCGCTCCGAGAATGGCCACCCCGCAATCATCGCTGGCCGCATGATCGGTGACGGGGCCCGTGACGTCGACTTCGAGCCCCCGCAGGCCCGTGACGATCCGCTCCCGCCAGTCGGTATGGATCTCGCCCGAGAGGTAGACTTTCAGCATGTTTCACCCTTTCCCCGAGCGCACTCACCGCGGCTCCGCCACGGAAGACGGATCAGGCCCGCAGAACACCACCGGTCGCCGCGATGACCTTCTCGATCACCCTGGTTCCGACGGCCTCGATGTCCTTGTCCTTCAGCGTCTCGGTCCGAGGTTGCAGGCGCACCGCGAGCCCGACGGATTTCTTGTTCTCGCCCAGGCTGTCGCCCATGAACTGGTCAAAGACCCGAACATCGGCGATCAGAGACTTGTCGGCCGCCATCGCAGCCGCGACGAGCGTCGACGCCTCGACCTGCGCATCGACGACGAAGGCGAAATCGCGTTCCACGGCCTGAAGGTCGCTGACCTCCAGCGCGGGGCGCGACGCACCTGACTTGCGCGGAATCGGGATTTCCGCCGGCCAGAGCGTGAAGGCCATCGCCGGCCCCTTCACGTCCATCGCCTGAAGGACGCGGGGATGCAGCTCGCCGAAGATGCCCAGCACCTTCTTCGGGCCAAGACAGATCATCCCATGCCGCCCGGGGTGCCACCAGTCCGGCGCCCCGCGCTGGATCTGCATCTTCGCTGGCGCCCCCATCGCGGCAAGAACCGCCTCGGCATCCGCCTTCACGTCGAACACATCGACCGGGCGCGACGCGCCATGCACATCCTTCGGCCCCGTCCGCCCGACCAGCAACCCGCTTACCAGCAGGTGCTGCTCTGCCGGTTCACCGCCGTGGAAGGCTGGTCCGACCTCGAAGAGCGCCATGTCGGCAAACCCCCGCGCCTGGTTGCGCGCCGCCGCCTGCAACAGACCTGGCAGCAGGGCTGGGCGCATGTGGCTCATGTCGCTGCTGATCGGGTTTTCCAGCCGTGTTGCCTCCGCGCCGCCCCCGAAAAGCGCCGCTGAGGCCTGATCGATGAAGCTGTAGCTTATGCATTCGTTGTAGCCCAGTGCCGCGCAGGTCCGCCGCGCCGCGCTTTCGCGCTTCTGTATCGGCAAAAGGATCGGCTGCGGCACGCCCTCGCCCATCCGCTTCAGCGGCTTGCCCTGGAGCTTGGTCAGAGAGGCCACCCGCGCCACTTCCTCGACCAGATCCGCCTCCCCCAGCACGTCCGGCCGCCAGCTCGGCACATGCGCCATGTTGCCTTCCAGCACGAAGCCAAGGGCCGTAAGGGTCTGGCGCTGCTCGCTTTCCGGTATCTCCATGCCCACCAGCGAACGCACCCGCGCCGCATCGAGCCTGAAGGCCCTTCGCGTGTCCGGGATCTGCCCCGCCCGAACGACCTCCGAGGCTTCGCCGCCGGCATGTTCGAGGATCATCCGCGTCGCCGCCTCGACCCCCACCGGGGTCCAGTCAGGATCGATGCCGCGCTCGAACCGGTAGCGCGCGTCGGAATTGATCTTGAGCGCGCGCCCGGTATAGGCGGTCCGGACCGGGTCGAAATAGGCCGCCTCTACGAAGACGTTCACCGTCTCTGCGGTGCAGCCCGTGCGTTCTCCGCCCATGACCCCCGCGATGCTCTCGACGCCTTTGGCATCAGAGATCAGCGTCATGCCTGGCTCGAAGACATATTCCTTGTCATCGAGCGCCAGCAGCCGCTCTCCGCCCTCTGCCCGGTGAACCCGCAGGGTCGCCCCTTCGAGCTTGTCGGCATCGAAGACATGCAGCGGACGGTTGCGGTCGTAGGTGAAGAAGTTGGTCACGTCCACGAGGAAGGAGATCGGCCTCAGCCCGATCGCGCGCAACCGGTCCTGCAGCCATTTTGGCGAGGGCCCGTTGGTCACGCCCCGGATGTATCGCCCGAAAAAGACCGGGCATTGCTCCAGCGTATCCTCATCGATGCTGACACTCACCGGGCAGACGAACTGCCCCTCCACACCCTCGATATCGCGCTTCTTGAGCTTGCCGATGCCCCGCGCCGCGAGATCGCGCGCGATCCCCCGCACACCGAGCGCATCGGGCCGGTTCGGCGTAATGGCGATCTCGATCACCGGATCCACCTTGGCCGGATCGTTCCGGCCCAGCCAGTCCACGAAGCGCTCCCCGACCTCGCCCGAGGGCAGTTCGATGATCCCGTCATGCTCCTCCGACAGCTCGAGTTCGCGCTCCGACGCCATCATCCCGAAGCTTTCGACGCCCCGGATCTTGCCCACGCCGATGGTCGTGTCGATCCCCGGCACATAGACCCCGGGCTTGGCCACCACGACCGTGATCCCCTCGCGCGCATTGGGCGCCCCGCAGATGATCTGCTTGAGGCCCTCGTCGGTCTCGACCTGACAGATCCGCAAGCGGTCCGCATCCGGATGCTTCTCGGCGGATCGCACGTACCCAAGGGTAAAGTCCTTCAGCCGAGCGCCCCGGTCCTCGATGCCCTCGACCTCGAGCCCCAGATCGGTCAGCGCCTCGGAGATTTCGTCCACGGTGGCCGTGGTATCGAGGTGATCCTTCAGCCAAGAAAGGGTGAATTTCATGTCTCTTGTCCCAGGTCAGCCCCGCAGCCGCGCTGCAAGGTCTTCGGTGTCGCCGATGGCGGCCAGTTTAAGCTCTCGTACCAGCCGGATCGTCGGCTTTGCGGTGAAGCAGACTGAACCGACGATGAAAAGCCAAGTCCCGAAAGTGGTCCATGCCTCCGACAGGAACATGATGGAACCCAGCAGAAAGGTCAGCGCGGCGATGAAGTCGACAACCGTATAGGCGATCTCGAACGCCGCATAGACGCGCTCGCTGCGCGCATTCTGATGGCGTCGGTCCCTGTGAAACAGCATGTGGTCGCAGCCCCCGTCGCTTGCTCAGGATCAGGCCCGGCAATGGCAAAGAAAGGGCCGGATTGCAAGGAAAGAGGAGGCGGAGTAGTACATGTCACGGCAATGTCCGGAGCACGGCGCCTGACCCGGGGTGCACTCCGAAGCGCCCGCCCATGGGACGCGATTCTCTTGCATTGCCTGCACGGGATTGAAGCCCAATTTATCGGCTAACGTATCCGCAATTCATTGCGCATCTCCGCAACCAATTTCTTTACTTCGAAACTGATGTTGTCAGCGCGGGTTCTCTTCTTTCCATCCGAAGAGATTACCCATTGCTCGTCGGACGAGAATCTCGATCTGATCGCGATGATAACCTTTTCCGCGCATTCTGACACGCTCTTGGAAGCAATCAACCTGACCTCGTAGTGAATCGCATCGAGATCAAGCATACGTTGATCATCCTGCCATCGAATTCCTTCTAACGACTTGATACCACGGGCATTTTCGATACGCACCAAGTACAAGCGATAGAGTTTTCTCTTTTCTTCATTCGCATTCAGACGGTCACTGAGAATTGTCTGGCTGCGCCAAATCCACAAAGAAATGACGCCGCCCAGCAGCAAGGCGAATACCGGATTACCGGCCAGAGCGACCAGAGAATCCGAGACCGATTGAAGATGTTCCGTATTGCTCGGCATCAGGCTCACGTCGTCTCCTCACCCGCTCAACCCACCCCGCAGCGTCGGCACATCCAGCGCCGCGAACCCGTAGTGCCGCAGCCACCGCAGGTCCGAGTCAAAAAACGCCCGCAGATCGGGGATCCCGTATTTCAGCATCGCGATCCGGTCGATCCCCATGCCGAAGGCGAAGCCCTGCCATTTCTCCGGGTCGATCCCGCCCGCCTGCAGCACCTTGGGATGGACCATGCCCGAGCCCAGCACCTCCAGCCAGCCATCCCCCTCGCCCACCTTCAGCGCGCCGCCCTCCCAGGAACACTGGATGTCGACCTCTGCCGAGGGTTCGGTGAAGGGAAAATGCGAGGCCCGGAAACGGGTCTTCACCGCGGTGCCGAAGAAGGCCGAGAAGAATTCCTCGAGCACCCACTTGAGGTTCGCCATCGAGATGTCGCTGTCGATCGCCAGCCCCTCCACCTGATGGAACATTGGCGTGTGCGTCTGGTCGTAGTCTGCGCGGTAGACCCCGCCCGGGCATATGATCCGAAGCGGCGCGCCCTGCGACTCCATGGTCCGGATCTGCACCGGCGAGGTATGGGTGCGCAGCACATGTGGCGGACGGTCGTCGCCCTCCGCCCGCGCCATGTAGAAGGTGTCCATCTCGGCCCGCGCCGGATGATGGCCGGGGATGTTGAGCGCGTCGAAATTGTACCAGTCCGTCTCGATCCGCGGTCCTTCGGCCACGGCAAAACCCAGCTCTCCGAAGATCGCCGTGACCTCTTCGGTCACCTGGCTCACCGGATGGATCGTGCCCTGCCGCCGGTCCCGCACGGGCAGCGTCACGTCCAGCCATTCCGCCTGCAGCCTCTCGTCGAGCGCCGCATCCCCCAGCGCCGCCTTCCTGGCCGCAAGCGCCGAGGTGATCTCGTCCTTGAGCGCATTCAGCCGCGGCCCCTCGACCTGCCGCTCCTCGGGCGTCATCCGGCCGAGCTCGCGCATCATCAGCGCAACCTCCCCCTTCTTGCCCACCGCCGCGACACGGATCGCCTCCAGCGCGCTCTCGTCGGCTGCCGCGGCAATCTGGCCCAGATATTTCGTTTTCAGATCGTCCATTGCGACACCCTGCATTGACTGCCGTCCTGCTATCACAGACCGCCCCGAATTCAAGACCTGCCGCCCCGCCGCGCCTGCCGCTTCCTTTGCTCACAAATATCCCGGGGGAGCCGTCCAGCGGACGGCGGGGGCAGAGCCCCCCCCCCGCGCTCGGCCATGGACAGTGCGCGCCGGTCGCCTAGGGTGGCGGAGATCCGACTCGGAGCCGCCATGACCACAGTCGCCCCGGCAACCACAGCGACCCAGGATCCCGCGCGCTCATGGCTGGTGCTCGCGGGGCTGATGCTCGGTGTGACCATCACAAACGGCTTTTCCCGTTTCGCCTACGGGCTGATCCTGCCCGCGATGCGCGCGGACCTCGGCTGGAGCTATGCCCAGGCCGGATGGCTCAATACCGCAAACGCCGCCGGTTATGTCGTGGGCGCGCTGGCGACCATGTGGCTGATCGCGAGGGTGCCGCCACCGCGCCTCTTCACCTCGGGCATCCTCTGCACCACCGCGGCGCTGCTCGTCACCGGCCTCGATCCGGGGCTTGCCTGGCAGACCGTC encodes:
- the pheT gene encoding phenylalanine--tRNA ligase subunit beta, with translation MKFTLSWLKDHLDTTATVDEISEALTDLGLEVEGIEDRGARLKDFTLGYVRSAEKHPDADRLRICQVETDEGLKQIICGAPNAREGITVVVAKPGVYVPGIDTTIGVGKIRGVESFGMMASERELELSEEHDGIIELPSGEVGERFVDWLGRNDPAKVDPVIEIAITPNRPDALGVRGIARDLAARGIGKLKKRDIEGVEGQFVCPVSVSIDEDTLEQCPVFFGRYIRGVTNGPSPKWLQDRLRAIGLRPISFLVDVTNFFTYDRNRPLHVFDADKLEGATLRVHRAEGGERLLALDDKEYVFEPGMTLISDAKGVESIAGVMGGERTGCTAETVNVFVEAAYFDPVRTAYTGRALKINSDARYRFERGIDPDWTPVGVEAATRMILEHAGGEASEVVRAGQIPDTRRAFRLDAARVRSLVGMEIPESEQRQTLTALGFVLEGNMAHVPSWRPDVLGEADLVEEVARVASLTKLQGKPLKRMGEGVPQPILLPIQKRESAARRTCAALGYNECISYSFIDQASAALFGGGAEATRLENPISSDMSHMRPALLPGLLQAAARNQARGFADMALFEVGPAFHGGEPAEQHLLVSGLLVGRTGPKDVHGASRPVDVFDVKADAEAVLAAMGAPAKMQIQRGAPDWWHPGRHGMICLGPKKVLGIFGELHPRVLQAMDVKGPAMAFTLWPAEIPIPRKSGASRPALEVSDLQAVERDFAFVVDAQVEASTLVAAAMAADKSLIADVRVFDQFMGDSLGENKKSVGLAVRLQPRTETLKDKDIEAVGTRVIEKVIAATGGVLRA
- a CDS encoding glutathione S-transferase family protein, translating into MKDVANHPISDRWPASDPGKLQLYSFPTPNGVKVSIMLEETGLPYEAHLVTLSDKDVKSPEFLALNPNNKIPAIIDPDGPDGAPLPLFESGAILIYLAEKTGKLIGTNAAEKAQIIQWVMFQMGGVGPMFGQLGFFSKFAGSEWEDKRPRDRYLDEVKRLLAVLERSMEGRDWIAGDYSIADIALCPWINALEFYGVRDDVGWQNHPNLIAWLERFYARPAVERGKNIPPRP
- the mscL gene encoding large conductance mechanosensitive channel protein MscL translates to MIQEFKDFIAKGNVMDLAVGIIIGAAFTAIVQSVVNDLINPLIGLILGGVDFTDMYLVLSGSVPEGAGLDTARDSGAAIFAYGSFITACINFFIIAFVVFMLVKSVNRVRAMAERPDDVAPEVKTGPSELDVLIDIRDALKR
- a CDS encoding YtoQ family protein, with product MLKVYLSGEIHTDWRERIVTGLRGLEVDVTGPVTDHAASDDCGVAILGAETDRFWHDRKGAQINAIRTRKGIEDADVVVVRFGEQYRQWNAAFDAGYASALGKSLIILHGPEHAHALKEVDAAALAVAQAPEQVVDILRYVLTGKLPA
- the pheS gene encoding phenylalanine--tRNA ligase subunit alpha translates to MDDLKTKYLGQIAAAADESALEAIRVAAVGKKGEVALMMRELGRMTPEERQVEGPRLNALKDEITSALAARKAALGDAALDERLQAEWLDVTLPVRDRRQGTIHPVSQVTEEVTAIFGELGFAVAEGPRIETDWYNFDALNIPGHHPARAEMDTFYMARAEGDDRPPHVLRTHTSPVQIRTMESQGAPLRIICPGGVYRADYDQTHTPMFHQVEGLAIDSDISMANLKWVLEEFFSAFFGTAVKTRFRASHFPFTEPSAEVDIQCSWEGGALKVGEGDGWLEVLGSGMVHPKVLQAGGIDPEKWQGFAFGMGIDRIAMLKYGIPDLRAFFDSDLRWLRHYGFAALDVPTLRGGLSG
- a CDS encoding YrhK family protein, with protein sequence MLFHRDRRHQNARSERVYAAFEIAYTVVDFIAALTFLLGSIMFLSEAWTTFGTWLFIVGSVCFTAKPTIRLVRELKLAAIGDTEDLAARLRG